The Eriocheir sinensis breed Jianghai 21 chromosome 4, ASM2467909v1, whole genome shotgun sequence genomic interval GAGTGACTGAAGATCACCTACACGCAATCTATCATCCTCCTTAGCAACTTCTGACAAGGTGGACACCATGAACCAAGCAGCAAGTTCAAAAATGGCATTAAAACAAAAAATCACCTCCACCATTAATGTGTTGGGGCACACCACCAACACCCTGAGATAGCCAAGTATTGCAATGGGCCtgaacagagagaaaagagaaaatgtctGCTAAAAATTACCTTTAAGATGTGGTGAGGTGTGACACTGCCATGcaaggtgaggagatgagaatCAGTAGTGATGAAACGAGAGACGACCATGGCAGTCCAAGCCTCCAGGCAGCCCCCACCGCTAACCACCTTCCCATCCACTACTGCCATTCTCATGGCAGCCAAACAACTCTCAACAGTCTCCTGCAGATCAAAACATGGCTGATAAGAAAAACAAATCATGCTCTTACATCTTATTGCAGGCATTATATTTTCTATTCGGgcatcagagaaaaaaaaaaaaaaataatactaataaataaaaaaataaaaaaaaatctctctctctctctctctctctctctctctctctctctctctctctctctctctctctctctctctctctctctctctctctctctctctctctctctctctcgctctctctctctctctctctctctctctctctctctctctctctctctctctctctctctatatatatatatatatatatcctgaacACAATTTCTGATACTAAGAACATATAAAATCATTCACTACTTATAATGAACATCATTGCAACATAAGAACAGTTTGGCCATGGCTGGCAGATGCTGTTTTGGTAAACACTATTTATCACAAAAAATGCCTTGGGGTTACTTCCTTTATAATGGCATATCAGTGCTGTCCTGTCAGAAGCTGAAAGAAGCAAGGCATAAATTCTGTCCCACCAGATTCCCTCCATGAACATGTGAACATAGTCTAGGCCATTTCCACAGCcataaggggggaagggagagctgTGCCTCCTGTGCTTATACTTCACAAGGATATAACCACTTGAAATTAGGCAATCCCTTTTGATTtaaaaaccaacaacaacaaatgatCTTTAGGTCTATATATGAAGCAAATGAAACTATGTATTACTTAGTAAACTTGAAATACATTTTGAGCACTAAATTTTAAACCTGACTCAGCAAAgaccttatcctccctcccctgccttatTTTTACCCATTCTGATGGGATCCTGGTGGTGAGTGAGGATGAACCTCTTAATGGAGGATTTGCTGGCTTTGAAGCCATAATGCTGACAGTCTGGAAAAACCTTTGTTATCATGCTACCTATTGACATAACTTGAAATTCCATATGAATGTACAAGATTAAGGGAATGTTATTTTTGGGGTATGTTCTAAAGAGAGAAAACTGCTGACAATGTATCCTAAAATCTATCTTgagaaatgaatggatgaatgcaAAAAGGAACAGCCTCTCAAAACTACTAACAAGAATCAAATTATGCAAGTTATTCTTTTACTTGGTCTGCATGACTACATTTcaaaagcacacacaaaaaaaagtaaataactgGAATAAAATAACAAGTGACGTATCTGATACTATGACGGCTCAGGTTTCCCAGGACAGTACCTTTAGTGTGGGCAGAATGCTGGGGCTGGCTGTGGGCAGCAGGAGAGTTGCCACACAACCTTCACTGTTGTGAAGCAGAATATAGTTCTTGTTATTGAAGACAACATTCTTCACCAAAGTCAGTGTTCCCAGCACAGCATCGCTCAACTCATCCGGCAGGTTGTTGAGGTTACTAATGCCCTGGCAGCCACTCACCCTTATCAAGGCCTCAGTGACACTAGTACCAAGTCTCTCCAGTATCAAGTAGCCTCTGCGCTCTAACTCAAATTTTAGGGCTGGGTGAACAGGTTTCTGGTTGGCTATAATGCTGATGTTCCTTTTTTGAAGTACAGATGCAAGGCTGGCCAGGACCAAGGACTCAAAGTTCTCCTCCTTGGTGCCTGACCCTTCCCAAGAAACTGCTATTGTTTCCTCTGTGTATGACAGTGCTACGGTGAAAAGTAACACTCTCACTTCACTCAGCACTCCAACCTTCTCCACTCTGGCTTTAGACACATCAGGGTTCCTGTACAAGACACCCTCAAATACGCCACCTGGGAGGGATGGTCCATCCTCCTGGGCGACAATAGAAACATGCCCAAACCCGCTCAAAGTGTATTCGTCAGGAATGCTTTTGAGAAATGCACGAACTATGTTGATGCAGAGTTCATTGGCATCAGACAGACTGAGGCACAGGCAACTCTTGGCACCTATTATTGTCTTAACAAAGGACACCACCTGGTCCATATCACCGATGTCCAGTTCCATCACCACTTGGGGTGGAAACTTGTCTAGTTCCTCAATCAAATGAGATATTATACATTCTGAGATGGTACTCACAGCTGGATGTGGCATGTCTTCCTCACACTTCAGAGCTTCTTCCAGCAGTCTGACACATAGCAGGCCAGTGTACAGACCATGAAGGCCACAAGAGGAGTTCTGAGCACTAATTAAtgcatttatgtattttgtagtgGGATGGGCAAAAGACAGTTCTTTGATGATTTCTGATGAGGAAGACAGAAGTGCTTCCCTACCTACGGCATTGCTAAGCAAGACAGAGCTACCCTTTGGTCCATAGGCTGAGAGGAGGAGTCTCCTGTAACGAGCCAGCATGGACAAGTATGAAGGGTGAGAAACACTATGACAAAACACTCCCCTCACTCGCTCCTCCTCTAACACCGCACCAGACATCTGGAAGAAAGGTAGGAGCAATCCTCACTCACTTATACATGTCCTTTTACTTTGCTTGCCTTCACTTATACATTATGATTTACTTCAGAATTCCTTGGTAAATATCCATTAAGGGACCCAACTCACAATGGCAAACAACAACTCCTTTGCCATATTTGACTTTGGTGGCTGTAGTGAGTTTAAGTGGAGGATAGAACTTTTTTTCAGAGAAGCAATTTCCAACGGAAATGTTtataaagaaagatgaatagtACGGTAAAATGTATCAGCAAGAAAGTGTAAAAATCAGAGTGCAACAGGTCCCTTAATAGATAAATGCTCTTTCCTTTCCAGTATAAAGGGAAGTTTCATAACAAAGGGATACAGTATTTTCATCTGACATTTATTAATGTTatgtatgaaaaggaagaatatataacTTGCATTACCTTTGCTGCTTTAAGAAGGCCTCACTtgctattctcctttcttcaagCCCATTTTTGTCTTGAGCCCTTCCTCAATGTACTTTGCACCCTGTTGGAGAACGCAGCGTTGAAACCTATTGCATACATTGCAAATCTTCCTTTAAGCCAAAGCCAGAGTAATGTCAACAAAAATGTATATTACAAAAACTACTGGTGCAATTTAAAATTACAATTAATTAATGTTGCTCCAAATTTTATGGATACATGAAGAGATTTGTTTGCTAACATGATTTTCTCAAAACTGGAATAGGAAGCTTTGCTCTTGTTTCACACCCTAAAACAAACACATTAAAAAATCAAAATCTGAAAATGAAGAAAGCTGACAGAAAATGCTGACTGAAAGAGAGATGATGGGACTTAACCCCTTgcctacggatttcctacaagaagacatcaccaagttacaggaatggaacaaaaagtggctgctacaatttaatgaagaaaaatgtagtcctgcacctttggaggggaaatccagcatacaaataccacatgggaacattccactattcaccacagaggtagagaaagacctgggactttatgttaccaggctaccggtggaggccaaatccatgccaatcgcagaggACAGGTTAATGGCATTATTTTATGATAAATTAACATTGCCTCTCTGATATTCTTGACTCAAGctataatgtgaatatgtatggGAAGGTGCCATATATACTTACAGGAGAATAGGAAGGATCTGTGTCAATGTTGTGTAAAAGTAGtgcatatatgaaaaaaaaggttaattgaTCACACAAAAGAAAtgtatgaatgaagaaagaaaaataaagaatttgGTAGCTTACTGATCACACCCTCACATGCCAGGGTGGAGTAAACACTCAGTCAAGCTTCACGTCCCTGCTCACCTCAATAACAGGGAGATCTCGTCGCTGCTGCTTGGGCACAAACACCTCTACATCCTGCACCTTCTGCCAGCCATAGTGGACGCCAAACAGCActggcaccatcaccaccagcactatATTACGCCGCAAAAACTCCCGTGCACGACCCATCCCCATCTTTCCAAAATTTGCTCAAGCTGCTCCTGTCACAAATGtttctgtgaaaaaaaaaaggtatttgtTAGCTGTGGGTGTCAATATTTTCAGTCCTGTTCTACATGAGTTTGCCATGACAACCATGCCTTAAATAGTACACCATCCCCTATGAATGACAGCCTACCCATTAAAGCCATTAAAGGAAATATCTATAACTTCATCTGTCTTAAGATGACGTATGAAACTATTTATTTATAGTaggttttgatatttttttcataagtCCCTATGGAAATCACTAGTTTCCAGAACATCCCTTCAAAAAAATTCTGTGAAATGAATAATACAAATTAATAATAAACACATAAAAACTCATCAGAAATGTTATGTCCTAACAATAtacagaaatgaggaaaatatgtaccgtattttgcggcgtataaggTGCACCTTTTTCATTTAAAAAACGCCAGAAAGTTACCCCTGCGCAGTATACGCAgaaggtacatttttttttttgtctgccctTTTCTGCCGCAATTTTGAAGTTTGCATAGGGTTTTATGGGTCACCGTGACTcctaggctgccacacaacttCTCCGTGCCATTCTCATATGAGCGTAGAtcacttcctttatatcacaactaggtaaatagagggaaggggaaagggaggaggagagtgacagagtgataaaaaatacagatagaggatgtaagaagggagaacaaagaaaaggagtggaggaaacagggagagattgagaggatgaaaacaaggaaaaaggtgtggggagggaggggcagaagggagagtcaagtCAGGGCTTCGGTCAGGTCATGaactgactctcccttctgctcctccttccccacacccttctcattttcccttttgtgtatgtgtgtgtgtgttcatataatctaatggggaaggagaagtggaggaagagagtgatagagtgagagataaggctatagataagagggtgtgagaaagaaggaaacaagggaaatgagaggagggaatgggacaggaaaagaaaaaaaaaaaaaagcaggtgaAAAATTAGCCATATCAGCTCTTATTGACAATCTTGCTTCTTAATTAAGGCAACACAGACCCACTCAAATTGTAAACCAGCCCCCTTTGATGAACAACTCAGCCCCCTACACTAAACCATATCACCAAGCACTGATACATAACGGACCTCAAACGAGAcaccagcccccctcccccccttcatgcAGGCCCCGGTGACCCTCACTCGCCTCCCGTGTGTGGTAACGGTGGCGCCTCTTGACATGCCCCTCACAGGCCACCCGCTGCGTCACCAGGCCATGTGCGGGGTGCT includes:
- the LOC127010297 gene encoding molecular chaperone MKKS-like, whose amino-acid sequence is MSGAVLEEERVRGVFCHSVSHPSYLSMLARYRRLLLSAYGPKGSSVLLSNAVGREALLSSSSEIIKELSFAHPTTKYINALISAQNSSCGLHGLYTGLLCVRLLEEALKCEEDMPHPAVSTISECIISHLIEELDKFPPQVVMELDIGDMDQVVSFVKTIIGAKSCLCLSLSDANELCINIVRAFLKSIPDEYTLSGFGHVSIVAQEDGPSLPGGVFEGVLYRNPDVSKARVEKVGVLSEVRVLLFTVALSYTEETIAVSWEGSGTKEENFESLVLASLASVLQKRNISIIANQKPVHPALKFELERRGYLILERLGTSVTEALIRVSGCQGISNLNNLPDELSDAVLGTLTLVKNVVFNNKNYILLHNSEGCVATLLLPTASPSILPTLKETVESCLAAMRMAVVDGKVVSGGGCLEAWTAMVVSRFITTDSHLLTLHGSVTPHHILKVGNIFIQVLMELALHPSGGSSRFDWSVDTVFHHLWHTPPHLLKRDGAGPSTTLPASPQQRCVCGLVTQEAVKYKYSGWWKPVEFHLPNHLPVLPSGHKRVGGHKSGKHMSKVDIYGGEESQSEPESLSQCTEDSLEGCENASEEVDSLEKTPCSLEEEVDSLEGQLESFDIEEYDSLEDILDRYTKPLREDEKSKMPQAKLEEHLSGALYDSFSAKFNATRMAFEGFTQLLHIGQCIFDK